The DNA region GCTTAGAGCCTGTCTCGGGCGGCGAAGCGCAGCCCGATTGAGTCCACAGGGTGGACAATCGTTTCGGGCAGCGAAAGCCGCCTACAGGCTCTTGGCTTCGGGGTCAGGATTACAGTCCAAAAAAGGCGTTTTTGCCTACTTTTGTCGCCTCGTACAAAAGTAGGGCGCTGTATGAGCGCAACACTTCAAAAAGATATAGAGCCTAACCCTCACCGCGAATGCGCTACCAATCAAACAAAAAAGGGCGGAAGAAGCAAAGCTTCTCCCGCCCTTTCAGATTCTTGAAACCGCCTGTTAAGGCGTCACCACCTCAAGCCCCCCCATGTAGGGCCTGAGCACCTCGGGAATCACAATGGACCCGTCTGCCTGCTGATAATTCTCAATGACAGCCACCAGACAACGGCCAACGGCCTGCCCGGAACCGTTCAGGGTGTGAACGAACTGTTTTTTCTTGGAATCCTTGGGCTGGAATTTGATATTGGCGCGCCGAGCCTGGAAATCCCCGCAGTTGGAACAGGAGGAAATCTCGCGGTACTTGTCCTGACCGGGCAGCCAGACTTCAATGTCGTACGTCTTGGTTGCGCCAAAGCCCATGTCGCCCGTGCACAGCACGATGGTCCGGTAGTGCAGACCGAGCAGTTCGAGGATTATCTCGGCCGAGCGGGTCATGTCCTCCAGAACCTCGTAGGAATGGTCGGGATGAGCAAAATTGACCATCTCCACCTTGTGGAACTGATGCAGCCGGATCAAGCCCTTGGTATCCTTGCCGTAGGAACCGGCCTCGGAACGAAAACACGGGGTATGGGCGCAGAACTTGACGGGCAGCTTTTCCTCGGGGATGACTTCGTCCGCATAGATATTGGTCAGGGGCACCTCTGCGGTGGGGATGAGAAAAAGATCGCGCTCGTCGTCGAGCCGAAACAAATCCTCCTCGAACTTGGGCAACTGGCCCGTGCCGGTCATGGTCTTCCGGTTGACGATATAGGGAGGGATGACCTCGGTATAGCCGTGCCGGGTCGTCTGCGTATCGAGCATGAACTGACCCAGGGCGCGTTCCAGACGGGCGCACCAACCAAAACTGAGGGCAAAACGGGACCCAGTCAGCTTGGCAGCACACTCGAAATCGAGGCCACCCAAAGCCGTGCCTAGCTCCCAATGCTCCTTGGGCGTAAAATTCATTTCAGGCTTTTCGCCCCAATAGCGCAGAACCGGGTTGTCCTCTTCGCCCTTGCCCAGGGGCACAGACTCGTGCGGGATGTTGGGCACGGACATCATCCAGTCCGTCTCAGCCTTCTCGACCTCGGCCAGTTCCGCGTCCAGCTCCTTGGTCCGGCTGGAGACCTCGCCCATCTTCTTGAGCAGATCCGCAGCATCTTCCCCGGCCTTCTTGCGCTTGGCGATTTCCGGACCCACGGCGTTCTTCTCGGCCTTGAGCGACTCCACCTCGCCGATGAGCTTCTTGCGCTTTTCGTCGAGTTCGATGAACTCCTGAACGTCTATCTTGGAGTTGCGCTTCTTCAGGCTTTCCCGGACCGCGTCCGGGTCATTCTGCATCAATTTGAGATCAAGCATGATATCTATATCTCCTCGTTGGCTTCGATACCCGTAGTATCCTAGGCAACGGCTTCTTTCAAGGCGGCCAGAACCTGCTCTCTGGTCATCTCGGTGGTGTCGATAGTGGTCGCGTCGTCAGCGGGTTTGAGCGGTGCCACAACGCGGTTGCGGTCCTGATGGTCCCGTCTGGCGATCTGTTCCTTCAACTCTTCCAAGTCGGCGGGCTTGCCCATGGCCACAAGCTGCCTGAATCGCCGCATGGCCCGTTCGTCCACGGACGCGTCCAGAAAGAACTTGCACGGGG from Pseudodesulfovibrio sp. S3 includes:
- the serS gene encoding serine--tRNA ligase, yielding MLDLKLMQNDPDAVRESLKKRNSKIDVQEFIELDEKRKKLIGEVESLKAEKNAVGPEIAKRKKAGEDAADLLKKMGEVSSRTKELDAELAEVEKAETDWMMSVPNIPHESVPLGKGEEDNPVLRYWGEKPEMNFTPKEHWELGTALGGLDFECAAKLTGSRFALSFGWCARLERALGQFMLDTQTTRHGYTEVIPPYIVNRKTMTGTGQLPKFEEDLFRLDDERDLFLIPTAEVPLTNIYADEVIPEEKLPVKFCAHTPCFRSEAGSYGKDTKGLIRLHQFHKVEMVNFAHPDHSYEVLEDMTRSAEIILELLGLHYRTIVLCTGDMGFGATKTYDIEVWLPGQDKYREISSCSNCGDFQARRANIKFQPKDSKKKQFVHTLNGSGQAVGRCLVAVIENYQQADGSIVIPEVLRPYMGGLEVVTP